Proteins encoded by one window of Dioscorea cayenensis subsp. rotundata cultivar TDr96_F1 chromosome 6, TDr96_F1_v2_PseudoChromosome.rev07_lg8_w22 25.fasta, whole genome shotgun sequence:
- the LOC120262930 gene encoding serine/threonine-protein phosphatase PP1-like: protein MDGSALDELIDRLLEGKKNKGSGKRVQLSEAEIRHLCVVSKEIFLSQPNLLELEAPINVCGDIHGQYSDLLRLFEYGGFPPASNYLFLGDYVDRGKQSIETICLLLAYKIKFPDNFFLLRGNHECASINRIYGFYDECKRRFSVRLWKLFTDCFNCLPVAAVIDDKILCMHGGLSPDLDNLDRIRVIERPVDVPDQGLLCDLLWSDPDREIRGWGENDRGVSYTFGADMVTEFLNKHDLDLICRAHQVVEDGYEFFADRQLVTIFSAPNYCGEFNNAGALMSVDASLLCSFQILKPYRGKPPGQTPD, encoded by the exons ATGGATGGAAGTGCATTAGATGAATTGATAGATAGGCTGTTGGAAGGGAAGAAGAACAAGGGCAGCGGCAAACGAGTTCAGCTCAGCGAGGCTGAGATTCGCCACCTCTGTGTTGTCTCCAAGGAGATTTTTCTCAGCCAACCTAATCTCCTTGAGTTGGAAGCTCCCATCAACGTTTGCG GTGACATCCATGGACAGTACTCAGACCTTCTGCGGCTGTTTGAGTACGGTGGGTTCCCTCCGGCATCAAACTATTTGTTCCTCGGGGACTATGTCGATCGTGGCAAGCAAAGCATTGAGACAATCTGCTTGCTCTTGGCTTACAAAATCAAGTTCCCGGATAACTTCTTCCTTCTCCGAGGCAACCATGAATGTGCCTCCATCAATCGAATTTACGGGTTTTATGACGAGTGCAAGCGCCGGTTCAGTGTGCGTCTGTGGAAGCTTTTTACtgattgttttaattgcttGCCTGTGGCAGCAGTGATAGATGATAAGATACTCTGCATGCATGGAGGGTTGTCGCCGGACTTGGATAATTTGGATAGGATAAGGGTGATAGAGAGGCCAGTTGACGTGCCGGACCAGGGATTGCTTTGTGATCTCCTGTGGTCTGATCCAGACAGGGAGATTAGAGGGTGGGGTGAGAATGACCGTGGCGTGTCCTACACTTTTGGAGCTGATATGGTCACTGAGTTCTTGAACAAGCATGACCTTGATCTCATTTGCCGTGCTCATCAG GTAGTAGAAGATGGATATGAATTCTTTGCTGATCGGCAGCTCGTGACCATATTTTCGGCTCCTAATTACTGTGGTGAGTTCAACAATGCCGGTGCACTAATGAGCGTCGACGCAAGCTTGCTTTGTTCTTTCCAGATCCTGAAGCCTTATAGAGGAAAACCCCCAGGCCAGACTCCAGACTAG
- the LOC120263450 gene encoding exocyst complex component EXO70A1-like: MASSGSSEAAMPSPAMAIADVEAAEQLIHRWDPVASPSHDRMLFDGSDRADAELYLRAIDHLRQSLGPSSPAPASPSRSPSNTIQIAMARLEDEFRNLLLSRSAEPDLESLDLGSLSISSLSSDHDHDHDHDRNLSDAEDDPGGGSTRVASRSASSIREIDLVPPDAVQDLRSIAERMVAAGYARECAQAYSSARKSAVDTGLRHLGVERLSIGDVQRLEWEALEAKIRRWIRAARACVRVLFASERRLCDQVFGTPSSADAPFAETVKGAAIQLLSFPEAISIGRRSPEKLFKILDLHDALSDLLPDIAAIFRSGPAESIHTQAAEILARLAEAARGTLSEFENAVLREASRIPVPGGTLHPLTRYVMNYISLISDYQPTLNELIVTTPSARFSGEETTDHPEINFPDLDNRTPLASHLVWIIVVLQHNLENKASLYKDAALSHLFLMNNLHYIVNKVKDSPELRGMIGDEYLRRLTGKYRQLATSYQRTAWVKILHCLRDEGIHVSGSFSSGVSKSTLRERFKAFNAAFDEAYRTQAAWFVPDPQLREELRISISERLLPAYRAFLGRFRHHIESGRHPEVYIKYSVEDLEMALMDFFEGCPPSVHGRKRSH, from the coding sequence ACCCGGTGGCTTCCCCTTCCCACGATCGTATGCTCTTTGATGGCTCTGATCGCGCCGATGCCGAGCTTTACCTCCGCGCTATTGACCATCTCCGGCAATCCCTTGGACCTTCCTCACCTGCTCCGGCGTCTCCCTCTCGATCCCCGTCGAATACTATTCAGATCGCCATGGCTAGACTCGAGGATGAGTTCCGCAACCTTCTCTTGTCCCGCTCCGCGGAACCTGACCTTGAATCGCTTGATCTCGGCTCGCTCTCCATCTCCTCCCTCTCGTCcgatcatgatcatgatcacGATCATGACCGGAATCTCTCCGATGCGGAGGATGACCCTGGTGGTGGATCGACCAGGGTCGCGTCCCGATCGGCGAGCAGCATCCGTGAGATCGATCTGGTGCCTCCGGACGCGGTGCAGGACCTGCGGAGCATCGCGGAGCGGATGGTGGCGGCGGGGTACGCGAGGGAGTGCGCACAAGCTTACAGTAGCGCGCGCAAGTCCGCGGTTGATACCGGGCTGCGGCATCTCGGTGTGGAGAGGCTCAGCATCGGTGACGTCCAGCGGCTCGAGTGGGAGGCCCTGGAGGCTAAGATCCGCCGATGGATCCGCGCAGCCCGCGCCTGCGTTCGCGTCCTTTTCGCCAGCGAGCGCCGGCTCTGCGACCAAGTTTTTGGTACTCCCTCCTCCGCTGATGCGCCATTCGCCGAGACCGTCAAGGGGGCCGCCATCCAGCTTCTGTCTTTCCCAGAGGCCATCAGCATCGGCCGGAGGTCCCCGGAGAAGCTATTCAAAATCCTCGACCTCCACGACGCTCTGTCCGACCTCCTTCCCGACATCGCTGCCATCTTCCGGTCAGGCCCGGCCGAGTCAATCCACACGCAGGCGGCGGAAATCCTTGCCCGGCTCGCCGAGGCCGCAAGGGGCACCCTTTCCGAGTTCGAGAATGCCGTGCTTCGTGAAGCCTCGAGGATCCCTGTCCCCGGAGGTACACTCCATCCCCTAACTCGCTATGTGATGAATTACATCAGTCTCATCTCCGATTATCAGCCAACCCTGAATGAACTCATTGTCACCACTCCCTCGGCGAGGTTCTCTGGGGAAGAGACCACAGATCATCCAGAAATCAACTTCCCAGACCTTGATAATCGAACTCCTTTAGCCTCCCACTTGGTCTGGATCATTGTTGTTTTGCAACACAATCTGGAAAACAAGGCTAGCCTATACAAAGATGCTGCTTTGTCACACCTTTTCCTGATGAACAACTTGCATTACATTGTCAACAAAGTCAAGGATTCGCCTGAGCTCAGAGGAATGATTGGAGATGAGTACTTGAGGAGGCTTACTGGGAAATACCGACAATTGGCCACCAGTTATCAAAGGACTGCTTGGGTGAAAATCTTGCATTGCTTGCGAGATGAGGGAATTCATGTTAGTGGGAGTTTTTCCTCAGGGGTTTCAAAGTCCACTCTGAGGGAAAGGTTTAAGGCCTTCAATGCAGCATTTGATGAGGCTTATCGCACTCAAGCTGCATGGTTTGTGCCAGACCCTCAGCTCAGGGAGGAACTAAGGATCTCGATATCAGAGAGGTTATTGCCTGCTTACAGGGCATTTCTTGGCCGATTTCGACATCATATAGAAAGTGGTCGTCATCCTGAGGTGTATATTAAGTATTCTGTTGAGGATCTTGAGATGGCATTGATGGACTTCTTCGAAGGTTGTCCACCTTCTGTCCATGGCAGGAAGAGATCCCACTGA